A genomic stretch from Podospora pseudoanserina strain CBS 124.78 chromosome 3, whole genome shotgun sequence includes:
- a CDS encoding hypothetical protein (EggNog:ENOG503PFBH; COG:S): MKQGPILLSGLTWLQVAAAACCRSNKCLKAVVSSGLDGLQDCSTNLAVTVTPAQSTVTETVTQLPTEHNTFVHTAFFTETVTTTAETETELFTLQTTVTDATYTQLITNTETVVVTETAQQTVTATNTGAAYPVKARGDTLLVPEPEPTSSLSGSEPSTIPEYASEQCPSWEAYVKACSCAGVEPTTVTAEAPSAATETVSYTADPITVSVPTTLSVTDTVYVSLTETTAATDVETVLETATTQVTQTVSAHTTVTVTQTTTTVLPAATCLPPSQVKAFRGLATDYGGQPLAMYANMLNAVTGGMIWQPPSTSTSTSVQYKYFFKLDDQGRVLLAKGVPPYSYTYALYVATNSNGGLWPQVNTKDAIQNSINAGGSVAFVKGCVNSVTGELTLDAAGRKNILWCGQQMWMSTGKGEEINRGTCTVMHPKATEIEAFWG, translated from the exons ATGAAGCAGGGCCCCATCTTGCTGTCAGGTCTCACCTGGCTCCAAGTCGCAGCAGCGGCATGCTGTCGCAGCAACAAGTGTCTCAAGG CCGTCGTCTCTTCGGGTCTTGATGGACTCCAAGATTGCTCTACCAACCTGGCTGTGACCGTCACGCCAGCCCAGAGCACCGTTACCGAGACCGTCACTCAGTTGCCCACTGAGCACAACACCTTTGTCCACACGGCCTTCTTCACCGAGACTGTCACCACGACCGCCGAGACTGAAACTGAACTTTTCACCCTTCAGACCACCGTCACAGATGCCACTTACACTcagctcatcaccaacactgAGACTGTGGTTGTTACCGAGACAGCCCAACAGACCGTCACGGCAACGAACACCGGTGCTGCCTATCCAGTCAAGGCACGAGGCGACACCCTCCTGGTCCCCGAGCCAGAGCCTACTTCTTCATTGTCGGGTTCTGAGccatccaccatcccagAGTACGCCTCGGAACAGTGCCCATCTTGGGAGGCCTACGTGAAGGCTTGCAGCTGTGCCGGTGTAGAACCCACAACCGTCACGGCTGAAGCTCCATCCGCGGCTACGGAGACAGTGTCATACACAGCGGACCCCATCACCGTCTCTGTGCCAACCACACTGTCTGTCACCGACACCGTCTACGTCTCTTTGACCGAAACCACTGCCGCCACCGATGTCGAGACAGTCCTTGAAACGGCCACAACCCAAGTCACTCAGACAGTTTCTGCCCACACCACCGTTACAGTCACGCAGACCACAACCACAGTGCTCCCCGCTGCAACATGCTTACCGCCTTCCCAGGTAAAGGCATTTAGAGGGTTGGCTACTGACTACGGTGGACAGCCCCTCGCTATGTATGCTAACATGCTCAACGCCGTGACGGGCGGGATGATTTGGCAACCCCCTTCCACATCCACGTCAACGTCGGTACAATACAAATACTTTTTCAAGCTCGACGACCAAGGACGCGTGCTTCTGGCCAAGGGAGTTCCGCCCTACTCCTACACGTATGCTCTCTATGTAGCAACAAATTCGAATGGGGGTCTTTGGCCACAAGTCAACACAAAGGATGCCATCCAGAACTCGATCAACGCAGGGGGTTCGGTCGCATTCGTCAAGGGGTGCGTCAACTCTGTGACTGGAGAACTAACTTTGGACGCTGCGGGACGCAAGAATATTCTCTGGTGCGGACAGCAGATGTGGATGTCTactgggaagggggaggagatcaacCGCGGCACATGCACCGTCATGCATCCCAAGGCCACGGAAATCGAAGCTTTCTGGGGATAA
- a CDS encoding hypothetical protein (EggNog:ENOG503NY7U; COG:I), with translation MQCFLCEKPSSPHHGKPMGRRCVKCNDSYCISCTIDDCRNIPCSEHHSCWNEHIEQFTNEKLKALHQPANPTAEMFIKAITCSNLDDAQIKALHGHDKLARWFSVKKGKEEDDKPELWLYDRFRRLCDPHQTGNRITGNHYPSIVSFIGNTYAGKSTVVRAMLLLGLAEQRAGNSSDALGRENALYNLLQSVLDRPEKHELPVSQGGDDPATFGVHLYRNNIATQSEPSPDPQYPLLLADCEGFTADFALTNAEKAVPDTEDPDEQVETRTIKADDYGRGKAGIDLFYARFLYAVSDVVVFVTQNPKTKGHDFPRILEWAAGAMLKTFNQPSGKTLIVVRNKYTPDKKDSTPEMLKQEFLESQSPGLWKRTGVIATFVERFNASTSLGLMIRSNNDLYRQLFRSIHLCYIPDNNHVDNHGKPEKLLEHFGNLKRVLDRAVVEERDIRAESLTRYNVAGLSLFLSNTFRHFSESSTPLDFYKATCRDNHTPTNLREHIANFLRLAYDRENRVNNNQLAGMDSMIENVIALSLLILARRRDSATFTPEIKFDHDLRKYWDGGLALYQLLHEQCSYTFLNSQGALTPYSCQVRGHGGKRGKHQQHVPPPSGPGHRHNLQPVPGDFVPGHDWNRDVWRQRIRARFCELYRKVYRSPLPPHQDSYEPQPAGQFQQQQQQQQQLQLRDREFNHHGNQQVDTSILKLRRELTPLNKPLFTQLLSTKTCLSCLLSSPDHASSCGHAFCPRCIQELSTPSRWKAAAFELDSCILCDGQDGHQTIQLRPRCSGVRILTLDGGGVRGIVELALVQALEQEIGLTNVRLAEMFDLIVGTSTGGIVALALTFPGKLPSDPAAVTSSPLARRGSGIDTRMQDMIAFFSKISTATFENSRLGWRALTRGAMVFRRVESVYSDRPLRSGLEQYFGDKTSLFAPTFNSERVLASGALGSGVRVAVTSTRDDGDTEVVIGNYNRPLTTYATDSVGGGSSRSGFEREDDLEKDFKIWEAAMATAAAPFYLPVFKREWGVGGQEYIDGAVYANCPARVAMDEKTKIWSRESGEGNGVVLDALVSLGTGKQGPKSDKMPFASNFRGFTALQKMIKRQLDTERLWEGVVEGAERSQRGRLMRLNPELKPKYVQLYQCEEVPRLLKETGEWAGVGGQGRDKIKNVARVLMAGMFFFDVPDSYSPRSTLSHQQASGGPDGRLLRGAVRCRLRHQAPAVGELLRKVTRFYHTELTTEEAAEEEKSLASADRQWRTLTDITSGSVNPRDMVRVRERNPDGTGIEQFRLDFELRVRDKAALQAIVVEFQADDESDARSINEQENERGRGKRFAISGFPVTLADLNARGQRIWLQ, from the coding sequence ATGCAATGTTTTCTGTGCGAAAAGCCCTCCAGCCCCCATCATGGGAAGCCCATGGGTCGGCGGTGCGTCAAATGCAACGACTCCTATTGTATTTCTTGCACTATTGACGATTGCCGAAACATTCCCTGTTCTGAGCATCACTCATGTTGGAACGAGCACATCGAGCAATTCACAAATGAGAAGCTCAAAgctcttcatcaaccagcCAACCCGACAGCAGAAATGTTCATCAAAGCCATCACCTGTTCCAACCTTGATGATGCTCAAATCAAAGCACTCCACGGCCACGACAAGCTTGCGCGCTGGTTTAGCGTCAagaagggaaaagaagaagatgacaaGCCGGAACTCTGGCTGTACGACCGGTTTCGACGTCTTTGCGACCCTCATCAAACTGGAAACAGGATCACGGGGAACCATTATCCGAGCATCGTGTCGTTCATTGGAAATACATATGCTGGGAAGTCCACGGTCGTTAGGGCAATGCTTCTACTCGGACTAGCCGAGCAGAGAGCAGGAAACTCCTCGGACGCTTTGGGTCGAGAGAACGCGTTGTACAACCTGCTACAAAGTGTCTTGGACCGCCCTGAGAAGCACGAGTTGCCAGTCTCACAGGGCGGCGACGATCCCGCTACCTTTGGAGTCCACCTTTATCGCAACAACATCGCCACTCAATCAGAGCCGTCGCCAGATCCTCAATACCCCCTACTCTTAGCTGACTGTGAAGGGTTCACAGCCGATTTTGCTCTCACCAACGCTGAGAAGGCCGTCCCGGACACAGAAGATCCTGACGAGCAGGTGGAAACGAGAACCATCAAGGCCGACGACTACGGCAGAGGCAAAGCAGGGATTGACCTGTTTTACGCCCGGTTTCTCTACGCTGTCAGTGACGTTGTTGTGTTTGTCACGCAGAATCCTAAAACCAAAGGACACGACTTTCCTCGGATCCTCGAGTGGGCTGCCGGAGCAATGCTCAAGACTTTCAACCAACCGTCTGGCAAGACATTGATCGTTGTTCGCAACAAGTACACCCCAGACAAAAAGGACAGCACGCCGGAGATGCTGAAACAAGAGTTTCTGGAGTCGCAGAGCCCAGGCCTGTGGAAGAGGACCGGAGTGATTGCCACTTTTGTCGAGCGCTTCAACGCGTCCACgagcttggggttgatgatcaGGAGTAATAACGATCTGTATCGTCAGCTCTTCCGCAGCATTCACCTTTGCTACATCCCTGACAACAACCATGTCGACAACCATGGCAAGCCAGAGAAGCTTCTTGAGCATTTCGGAAACCTCAAGCGTGTTCTTGATCGTGCGGTTGTCGAGGAGCGGGATATCAGAGCGGAGAGCTTGACCCGCTACAACGTCGCTGGgctttctctctttctgtcCAACACATTTCGACATTTTTCCGAGTCGAGCACACCTCTCGACTTTTACAAGGCCACCTGTCGCGACAATCACACACCCACCAATCTCAGGGAACATATTGCCAACTTTTTGCGGCTGGCGTATGACCGTGAAAACAGGGtgaacaacaaccagcttGCTGGTATGGACAGCATGATTGAAAATGTCATCGCTTTGTCTCTCTTGATCCTCGCTCGGAGACGGGACTCTGCCACTTTTACCCCCGAGATCAAATTCGATCATGACTTGAGGAAGTATTGGGATGGCGGGCTGGCCTTGTACCAGCTCTTGCATGAGCAGTGCTCTTACACCTTTCTGAACTCACAAGGCGCTCTGACTCCATATAGCTGTCAAGTCCGGGGGCACGGTGGCAAGCGAGgcaaacaccaacagcacGTCCCTCCCCCGTCCGGTCCCGGCCACAGACACAACCTCCAGCCGGTACCGGGCGACTTTGTCCCCGGTCACGACTGGAACAGAGACGTCTGGCGCCAGCGCATACGAGCTCGGTTCTGCGAGTTATACCGCAAAGTGTACcgctccccccttcctccccaccaagaCAGCTACGAACCCCAACCCGCCGGACAgttccagcaacaacaacaacaacaacaacaactccagCTCCGAGACCGCGAGTTCAACCATCACGGCAACCAACAAGTCGACACCTCcatcctcaaactccgcCGCGAACTCACCCCCCTGAACAaacccctcttcacccaactcctctccaccaaaacctgcctctcctgcctcctctcctcccccgaccaCGCCTCATCGTGCGGCCACGCCTTTTGCCCCCGCTGCATCCAAGagctctccaccccctcccgctgGAAAGCCGCCGCCTTCGAATTAGACTCTTGCATCCTCTGCGACGGCCAGGACGGGCACCAAACCATCCAGCTCAGACCCCGCTGCTCCGGCGTCcgcatcctcaccctcgacggcggcggcgtccGCGGCATCGTCGAGCTCGCCCTCGTCCAGGCGCTCGAGCAGGAAATCGGCCTGACAAACGTCCGACTGGCCGAGATGTTTGACCTCATCGTGGGGACCAGCACAGGAGGGATCGTTGCTCTCGCGCTGACCTTTCCGGGGAAGCTCCCTTCCGACCCTGCCGCCGTCACTTCTTCCCCGTTGGCGAGGCGGGGTAGCGGGATCGATACCAGGATGCAGGACATGATCGCCTTTTTCAGCAAGATCTCCACCGCGACGTTTGAGAACTCGCGGCTTGGGTGGCGGGCGCTGACGAGGGGGGCGATGGTTTtcaggagggtggagagtgTGTATAGCGATCGGCCCTTGCGGTCGGGGTTGGAGCAGTATTTTGGGGACAAGACGAGCCTTTTTGCGCCAACGTTCAACAGCGAGAGGGTGCTGGCTTCTGGTGCGCTTGggtcgggggtgagggttgcgGTGACGAGCAcgagggatgatggggatacGGAGGTTGTGATTGGGAATTATAACAGGCCTTTGACTACCTATGCCACTGAcagtgttggtggtggtagcagcAGATCTGGTTTTGAAAGGGAGGATGATTTGGAGAAGGATTTCAAAATCTGGGAGGCGGCTATGGCCACCGCGGCGGCGCCGTTTTATTTGCCAGTGTTCAAAAGAGaatggggggtgggggggcaGGAGTACATTGACGGGGCGGTTTACGCCAACTGTCCGGCACGAGTGGCGATGGATGAAAAGACAAAGATTTGGTCTCGGGagagtggggaggggaacgGGGTGGTGCTTGATGCGCTGGTGTCGCTCGGGACGGGGAAACAAGGCCCAAAATCGGACAAGATGCCTTTTGCGAGCAACTTCAGGGGGTTTACTGCCTTGCAGAAAATGATAAAACGGCAGCTGGACACGGAGAGATtatgggagggggtggtggagggggcggagcGGTCgcaaagggggaggttgatgaggctgaaCCCCGAACTGAAGCCAAAGTATGTGCAGCTGTATCAGTGTGAGGAGGTgccgaggttgttgaaggaaACAGGGGAGTgggcgggggttggtggcCAGGGGAgggacaagatcaagaatgtggcgagggtgttgatggcgggCATGTTCTTTTTCGATGTACCAGACTCTTATTCTCCAAGGTCTACTTTGTCTCATCAGCAGGCGTCAGGCGGACCGGATGGGAGGTTGCTTCGGGGAGCGGTGCGGTGTCGGCTGAGGCATCAGGCGCCAGCTGTGGGCGAGCTGCTGAGGAAGGTGACGAGGTTTTATCACACAGAGCTGACGACTGAGGAAgcagccgaggaggaaaagagcTTGGCATCGGCGGATAGACAATGGAGGACTCTGACTGACATCACCAGCGGGTCCGTCAATCCGAGGGATATGGTCAGAGTGAGGGAGCGCAATCCAGACGGAACGGGGATAGAACAGTTCAGGCTTGACTTTGAGTTGCGTGTCAGAGACAAGGCAGCTTTGCAGGCCATTGTGGTTGAATTCCaggccgacgacgagagTGACGCAAGGAGCATCAACGAGCAGGAAAATGAACGTGGCAGAGGGAAACGATTTGCGATTAGCGGGTTTCCTGTCACGCTCGCGGACCTGAATGCAAGGGGACAAAGGATATGGCTACAGTGA
- a CDS encoding hypothetical protein (COG:P; EggNog:ENOG503NVB7) codes for MERMAAPILTRADVTLDKADIAWLMICSALVFLMVISISMVYSGLGSRLFAITLFKQPLLTGAMISFQWYLWGYALTFTPGNTWFGSLSTANGLQMSPSDVYSTNQGSSVTTSEGPSVQHLPELAFALFQGMFAAFTAALICAGTMQKMHSARYLLFVSVWSAVIYSPIARWSWYSEGWSHQLGSMDFAGGTPVHIASGAAVAAMSIFYFFESNGWQRAYLHLSSVTKKRINENLPWAAAMWVKSWLFNTSPWLPEYKQTDIIPGRDYEVYDVNQAIFGTGLLWFGWFGFNGGSALGANSRAVSACLATHVAACAGGTTTVFLHWVLKQIYMRSADYEPREFRRLTAVHFCDGAIAGLVAITPGSGYVPVSTSAIFGIVSSFVVYMLKPLTSDYLPDDELKVFLIHTVSGFIGMFLTGCLASQEVVESDGFSVLTTASVSERLGNQMKDAFAGLGYSFSGTIIILMIGRSIMFAVKWMRSDETKDRAAKAWSKANIFKFGTDGSPAIQDRLRARERHTWEDDAMEGGIPFSTLDNDRGPSPRQWNRME; via the exons ATGGAAAGGATGGCAGCTCCAATCTTGACGCGTGCCGATGTCACGCTTGAT AAAGCTGATATCGCTTGGCTGATGATATGCTCAGCTCTTGTTTTTCTTATGGTTATATCGATCTCTATGGTTTACTCTGGGCTTGGAAGCCGGTTGTTCGCCATCACCTTGTTCAAACAGCCCCTGCTCACTGGTGCTATGATATCTTTCCAG TGGTACTTATGGGGTTACGCCTTGACATTTACTCCTGGAAACACTTGGTTCGGCAGCCTGTCAACGGCAAATGGTCTACAGATGTCGCCCAGCGATGTCTACTCAACCAACCAAGGGTCATCAGTCACGACCAGTGAAGGGCCATCCGTCCAGCATCTTCCAGAGCTAGCCTTTGCCCTCTTTCAGGGCATGTTTGCAGCTTTTAC TGCTGCTCTCATCTGCGCAGGCACAATGCAAAAGATGCACTCAGCAAGGTACCTACTTTTCGTCAGTGTATGGTCAGCTGTAATCTACAGTCCAATTGCTCGGTGGTCTTGGTACAGCGAGGGCTGGTCTCACCAACTGGGCAGTATGGACTTTGCTGGCGGCACCCCGGTGCACATAGCGAGCGGCGCCGCTGTTGCCGCCATGTCTATTTTTTACTTCTTTGAGTCCAACGGGTGGCAAAGGGCCTACTTGCACCTATCAAGTGTTACGAAAAAACGTATCAATGAAAACCTCCCATGGGCAGCGGCCATGTGGGTCAAAAGCTGGTTGTTCAACACCTCACCATGGCTCCCAGAGTACAAACAGACCGACATCATTCCAGGAAGGGATTACGAAGTATACGACGTCAACCAAGCAATCTTTGGGACTGGGTTACTTTGGTTTGGCTG GTTCGGTTTCAATGGGGGTTCAGCACTTGGGGCAAACAGCCGGGCCGTATCTGCATGCTTGGCCACACACGTGGCAGCTTGCGCTGGCGGTACTACCACTGTGTTCCTTCACTGGGTTCTAAAACAGATATACATGAGGAGCGCCGATTATGAGCCGCGCGAGTTTAGGAGGCTCACTGCCGTGCACTTCTGCGATGGGGCTATCGCTGGGCTTGTAGCCATCACGCCAGGAAGCGGTTAT GTTCCTGTTTCTACGTCGGCCATATTCGGCATTGTCTCAAGTTTTGTCGTGTACATGTTGAAACCCCTCACTTCTGATTATCTCCCAGATGACGAGCTCAAAGTGTTTCTCATACACACCGTTAGTGGTTTCATCGGAATGTTTCTGACTGGGTGTTTGGCGAG TCAAGAAGTTGTTGAATCGGACGGCTTCTCCGTATTGACGACAGCATCGGTGTCTGAACGTCTCGG AAATCAAATGAAGGATGCCTTCGCCGGGCTTGGCTACAGCTTCTCCGGCACCATTATAATTCTAATGATCGGCAGATCTATCATGTTCGCAGTGAAATGGATGCGATCAGATGAGACAAAGGACCGGGCTGCTAAAGCTTGGAGCAAGGCTAACATCTTCAAGTTTGGAACGGATGGAAGTCCGGCAATCCAAGACCGTCTGCGGGCACGGGAGCGTCATACATGGGAAGATGATGCGATGGAAGGTGGCATTCCCTTCAGTACACTTGACAACGATCGTGGCCCATCACCAAGGCAGTGGAACCGAATGGAGTGA
- a CDS encoding hypothetical protein (EggNog:ENOG503P6MQ; COG:S), producing MALLLTLYVLLIITLTGLAIYQHHTSTTLSLPLSPTLTILTILLPLLSLLTTSLTFFSSSHPRKPLLPLLSNALQLLLTIILSTLFGATLTSSYLPCALQTTWRSLWTSHSATPIRTIQDSLSCCGFKSTKDMAWPFPSSGNNGDVSSCEKQFNRHTPCAGPWEDALNKTTGVELGVVVVAGVVQLLSLVVFKTQRRGGQGKKVWLGRVVEIFTGQDDEGQGRRPLLTGGRGHSEEGSYIDRGVEEEEEQGGHENGNGYGGTSSSAQTQTQPDDNNSRGGPRVEVSHHDPWAGAERV from the exons atggccctcctcctcaccctctaCGTCCTG CTaatcatcaccctcaccggcctcgccaT ctaccaacaccacacaagcaccaccctctccctcccgctctcccccaccctcacaatcctcaccatcctcctccccctcctctccctcctcaccacctccctaaccttcttctcctcctcccacccccgcaaacccctcctcccccttttatCCAAcgctctccaactcctcctcaccatcatcttgtCCACCCTGTTCGGCGCCACCCTCACATCCTCCTATCTCCCCTGCGCCCTCCAAACAACCTGGCGATCCCTCTGGACATCCCACTCCGCCACCCCCATCCGCACGATTCAAGACTCGCTCTCCTGTTGCGGCTTCAAATCAACCAAGGACATGGCCTGGCCTTTTCCCTCGAGCGGCAACAACGGAGATGTTTCCAGCTGCGAGAAGCAGTTCAACCGGCACACACCCTGCGCTGGACCGTGGGAAGACGCCCTGAACAAAACGACCGGGGTGGAgctgggtgttgttgtggtagCGGGGGTTGTTCAGCTTCTTTCACTGGTGGTGTTTAAAACAcagcggaggggggggcaaGGGAAAAaggtgtggttggggagggtggtggagattttTACTGGACAGGACGATGAAGGGCAGGGGAGACGGCCGCTTTTgacgggggggaggggtcacAGTGAGGAAGGGAGTTATATTGACaggggagtggaggaggaggaggagcagggtgGTCACGAAAATGGCAATGGCTATGGAGGGACCTCAAGCTCAGCCCAGACACAAACACAACCAGACGACAATAACAGCCGTGGTGGACCAAGGGTCGAAGTCTCCCATCATGACCCCTGGGCCGGGGCGGAGAGGGTCTAA
- the LHS1 gene encoding lumenal Hsp70 protein (EggNog:ENOG503NURM; COG:O; BUSCO:EOG09260JPV) gives MARPTLSPLSILLSAIFLFSSHVFAVSAVLGVDLGTEYIKAALVKPGIPLEIVLTKDSRRKEISAVTFKPSQNGPKKGTYPERAYGSDAMALAPRFPGDSFPNLKPLLGLPVDAAEVKEYAKRHPALQLVAHKVKGTAAFKSAGAFTQEEEAWLVEELLAMELQAIRANAEELAGKGSSVRSVVFSIPPFYTIEEKRAIELAADLAGLKVLSLITEGLAVGLNYATSRQFPNVNEGGKPEHHMVFDMGAGSTTATVLKFQSRTVKDIGKFNKTVQEVQVLGSGWDRTLGGDALNYLIVDDMISKFVESPKAQKASVTAEGVIAHGRAIAKLTTSAEKVRHVLSANQVTGTSFEGLYDDIDFKYKLTRADFEEMASSQIERVSIAVQNALTAAGLEVKDLDSVILHGGATRTPFVQKQLEKALGGSDKLRTNVNSDEAAVFGAGFRAAEISPSFRVKEIRISEAAVYPAGMRWNTDEGKPKHQRLWTASSYFGAPAKELTFTNKEDFSVNFYQALESAEADTKVLATQNLTATVAELVEKHKCDKADVKVKVGVRLTNEDGEVDVTKVTVECETETAEKAGIVDGVKNLFGFGKKEQKPLEGDSESESADASSSPTDSSSSTTASSSAASSASASASASASADGKPAEPKRELIVIPVKFTLEKSGIPQLSKADLTAIKDRLKAFQASDRARRQREEALNQLESYTYKVRDIVENEDFVRVSTAEERAKIEKQNSEDSDWLYGDGADATEKVLKQRLTNLQKLVTPVQQRIEELAKRPELIKDLKDALNSTQHFVADIKKQIADHEAFLSAQASASASSSTTSTESSTVTEAPASSADDFDGLEDEPSSSTKTATSMEDLNKDRGPVPPVYELADLKESEELYITISAWLEEKLIAQEKLGETDDPVLLVKDLVDRREKLDKAGMDLAMKGVRNFEKREKAKKAKTKSKTKTAKAKSTSTQKNGKPAAPTLKLQPGKDGKMPSQEELNEMLKEFLDKQQLENENQQEAKEPVFEDPVEKKEEGGHDEL, from the coding sequence ATGGCGCGGCCAACATTATCGCCGTTGTCAATATTATTAtctgccatcttcctcttctcctcccatgTCTTTGCCGTTTCCGCTGTCCTGGGCGTCGATCTGGGCACAGAATACATCAAGGCCGCCCTGGTAAAGCCGGGTATCCCCCTCGAGATTGTCCTGACAAAAGACtcgagaagaaaagagatcTCGGCCGTCACCTTCAAGCCCTCTCAAAATGGCCCCAAGAAGGGCACCTACCCCGAGCGCGCCTATGGCTCTGATGCCATGGCCCTTGCCCCGCGATTCCCTGGCGATTCGTTCCCAAACCTCAAGCCCCTCCTCGGTCTCCCCGTCGATGCCGCCGAGGTGAAGGAATATGCGAAGCGCCACCCAGCTCTTCAATTGGTTGCACACAAGGTCAAGGGAACCGCCGCCTTCAAGAGCGCCGGCGCATTTacacaggaagaggaggcatggctggtggaggaacTGCTGGCGATGGAGCTCCAGGCTATCCGCGCCAACGCTGAGGAACTCGCTGGAAAGGGAAGCTCTGTCCGCTCTGTCGTCTTCAGCATTCCTCCCTTCTATACCATCGAGGAGAAGCGCGCCATCGAGTTGGCCGCTGACCTCGCTGGTCTCAAGGTCCTGTCGCTCATCACCGAGGGTCTGGCTGTGGGTCTCAACTATGCCACCAGCAGACAGTTCCCCAATGTCAACGAGGGAGGAAAGCCCGAGCACCACATGGTATTCGATATGGGTGCTGGCTCCACCACAGCTACTGTGCTCAAGTTCCAGAGCAGGACGGTCAAGGACATTGGCAAGTTTAACAAGACTGTTCAGGAAGTCCAGGTTCTTGGCAGTGGTTGGGACCGCacccttggtggtgatgcgcTCAACTACTTGATTGTTGATGACATGATCTCCAAGTTTGTCGAGTCTCCCAAGGCTCAGAAGGCTTCCGTGACGGCTGAGGGCGTCATTGCCCACGGccgcgccatcgccaagctgACCACGTCTGCCGAAAAGGTCAGGCACGTTCTCAGTGCCAACCAGGTTACCGGTACCAGCTTCGAGGGTCTCTACGATGATATCGACTTCAAGTACAAGCTTACCCGCGCCGATTTCGAGGAGATGGCTTCGTCTCAGATTGAAAGAGTCAGCATCGCCGTTCAGAACGCGCTTACTGCTGCCGGACTTGAGGTCAAGGATCTTGACTCTGTCATTCTTCACGGCGGTGCTACCCGCACTCCTTTTGTTCAGAAGCAGCTCGAGAAGGCCCTTGGCGGTTCGGACAAGCTCCGCACCAACGTCAACTCTGATGAGGCTGCTGTTTTCGGTGCTGGCTTCAGGGCTGCCGAGATCAGCCCCAGCTTCCGTGTCAAGGAGATTCGCATCTCCGAGGCTGCTGTGTACCCTGCCGGCATGAGGTGGAACACTGACGAGGGCAAGCCCAAGCACCAGCGCCTTTGGACTGCCAGCTCGTACTTTGGCGCCCCTGCCAAGGAGCTCACCTTTACTAACAAGGAGGACTTTTCCGTCAACTTTTACCAGGCTCTTGAGTCTGCCGAGGCTGACACCAAGGTCTTGGCCACTCAGAACTTGACTGCCACTGTCGCCGAGCTTGTTGAAAAGCACAAGTGCGACAAGGCCGacgtcaaggtcaaggtcggCGTCCGTCTCACCAACGAGGACGGTGAGGTGGACGTGACCAAGGTCACTGTCGAGTGCGAGACCGAGACCGCCGAGAAGGCCGGTATCGTCGATGGCGTCAAGAACCTGTTTGGTTTCGGaaagaaggagcagaagccgCTGGAAGGTGATTCCGAGAGCGAGTCTGCGGACGCGTCGTCGTCCCCGACCGATTCATCCTCGAGCACCACTGCCTCGTCTTCTGCCGCctcttctgcctctgcctctgcctctgcctctgcttcTGCCGACGGAAAGCCTGCCGAACCGAAAAGGGAACTAATTGTTATCCCAGTCAAATTTACTCTTGAGAAGTCTGGCATTCCCCAGCTCTCTAAGGCGGATCTTACTGCCATCAAGGACCGTCTCAAGGCTTTCCAGGCGTCTGATCGCGCTCGGAGACAGCGCGAGGAGGCGCTGAACCAGCTCGAGTCGTACACCTACAAGGTCCGGGACATTGTTGAGAATGAGGACTTTGTCCGCGTCTCGACCGCCGAGGAGCGGGCCAAGATTGAGAAGCAAAACAGCGAGGATAGTGACTGGCTGTATGGCGATGGTGCCGATGCCACCGAGAAGGTGCTCAAGCAGCGCCTGACCAACCTCCAGAAGCTTGTCACGCCTGTTCAGCAGAGGATCGAAGAGTTGGCCAAGAGACCTGAGCTTATCAAGGATCTCAAGGACGCCCTCAACAGCACCCAGCACTTTGTTGCcgacatcaagaagcagatTGCCGACCACGAGGCGTTCCTTTCTGCCCAGGCTTCggcctccgcctcctcatccaccaccagcaccgagaGCTCGACCGTCACCGAAGCCCCTGCCTCGTCTGCCGACGACTTTGACGGCCTTGAGGATGAACCCAGCAGCTCTACCAAGACTGCCACGAGCATGGAGGACCTCAACAAGGACCGCGGTCCTGTTCCCCCTGTCTATGAACTGGCGGACCTGAAGGAAAGCGAGGAGCTTTATATCACCATCTCTGCCTGgctcgaggagaagctcatcgCCCAGGAGAAGCTCGGCGAGACGGACGACCCCGTCCTGTTGGTCAAGGACCTCGTCGACCGCAGAgagaagctcgacaaggCGGGCATGGATCTCGCCATGAAGGGCGTCCGCAACTTCGAGAAGCgtgagaaggccaagaaggccaagacgaagagcaagaccaagacggccaaggccaagtcGACGTCGACGCAGAAGAACGGGAAGCCGGCGGCGCCGACTCTCAAGCTGCAGCCCGGTAAGGACGGGAAGATGCCGAGCCAGGAGGAGCTGAACGAGATGCTCAAGGAGTTCTTGGACAAGCAGCAGTTGGAGAATGAGAATCAGCAGGAGGCCAAGGAACCAGTCTTTGAGGATCCAgtggaaaagaaggaggaggggggacaTGATGAACTATAG